Within the Acinonyx jubatus isolate Ajub_Pintada_27869175 chromosome E4, VMU_Ajub_asm_v1.0, whole genome shotgun sequence genome, the region GACGGAAGCTTTTGGCTTCCAGGTCCCGCTGGGCTGACATAAATGAATGTCCTGTGTATGTCAGGACATAACAGGACATAAATCATGATCTagaatctgggtttttttcttcgtTTTCGCCTTACATAACATAGATCAGGGACATCGTAAAGTAGACCAGAAACCACTCAGCATAGTCAGAgtataaatcaatcagagaagatgaaagtattaataaaaaagcataaaagttTTACTGTGTGCGCGCATGTCCCCAAGACTTATCTTAGGACTTTGGGATCTGCCGTTTGAAGGCTGCTTCCTTGCCCTGTTATAAACTCCCATTCAATAGGCAGCGAACATATCTGTAAATTTCATGGTGCTCTTTCAAATCCCCAGTGGTCGAGTGCGATGCTCTGACAAATCCTGCCAACGGAGTCATGGACTGTTCCCAAAGCTCTGGAAACTTCCCATGGAACACGACTTGTGCCTTTGAGTGTGAAGCAGGATTTGAACTAATGGGATCCCAGCGCCTGCAGTGTACCTCATCCGGGAAATGGGACGACGAGAAGCCAACGTGTAAAGGTAGAGTCGCTCCACATCAAGATTGACCataaacattctttttctcaACCTGTACTTGAAATTGCCCATAACTGGCAGGGATGAGAATGTGTCGAGGATGGCGTCATACGTAGAGGCACACTTAGTCCCCGGATAAGCACTAAAACTTAATTCACTGTAAAGCAAGAGCAACAATGTGGAAAGCAAGCAGTTTTCGCTGTCGGGTACTGGTATTCTTGTAGCCAGATACAGCACAGAATGATTTCCAGTGGCACGAAGCCACAAGACCCGAATCAAGCTGCAAAGCAGACACATTTCATGCGCTACCTTCTTACCTTCTTTGCATTTTGGCATCCTCTGTAAGCATCCAGGACCCATCAGTTGCTTTCTGACTACATAACCTTTTCGTCCTGACGGTAACTCCTTCGAGTGTCAGAGCAGTGCTCAGGAACCATTGGTTCCCTGAAAGGCCTCCCTTTACTGAATGCCATTGTCCGTGAAGGGACTGGCGTTCGGAGAAAACACAGGCATCTTCCCAGTTGTCCAGGGAGTCATGAAGAGCCTTGAGACCTCTGAGTGTTGCTTCGTCTATGATGAACCGGGTTCATTCATCAAATGCCAAGGGCCCTCCAGTTCCTCCGCAATGTTTTCTGACCATGATTTTGGTGTCTCAGCTTTTCAGTGCAAAGCCTTGTCCCGCCCTGAGAGAGGCTACGTGAGTTgtcttcctgctgcttctggaAGTTTCCAAAAGGGGTCCAGCTGTGAGTTCTTCTGCGAACAGGGATTTGTCTTGAAGGGATCCAAAAAGCTCCAGTGTGGCCCTACAGGCGAATGGGACAGTGAGGAGCCCACGTGTGAAGGtacagtttttgtctttattttaacacAAAAACCATGGGAGGGCTGGAGACGCGACTACGTGCGAAACCTGCCGCTGCCCGATACAAATTTCTAATAATGTGCTCGCTCGTGTGTTCCAGCTGTGAAGTGTGATGCCGTCCGGCAGCCCCAGCGTGGCTCGGTGACATGTACCCATTCCCCCGCTGGAGAGTTCACCTACAAGTCCTCCTGCGCCTTCAGCTGTGAAGAAGGCTTCAAATTGCGTGGGTCAGCTCAAGTTGAGTGCACATCTCAGGGCCAGTGGACGCAGGAAGTCCCTTCCTGCCAAGGTAGGGCTGAATTTAGACCTTAAGGGGCCTAGGTAGGGCTGAATTTAGACCTTAAGGGGCCTAGGTCAAAAACTTCAGATGTATCTGAACCTCGATTGCCCCACGGGCCTTGATCCTAACTTGCTACCAGCTGAAAACTAAGTAGTGCGTCTAAGTTACGCCTGCTGATGGCTTTTCAATCAGGGTTAGACATTTTCCAGTAGATCTTTATTAACCGCCGCGCGTGTGCCTGTCGTTTGCAGCCGTACGATGTTCGGGACTGGCAGCGTTGGGAAAAATGAACGTGAGCTGTGACGGGGAGCCCGCGTTTGGCGCTGTGTGTGCGTTTGCGTGTCCTGAGGGGTGGACCCTCAACGGCTCCGCAGCTCTGACGTGCGATGCCACGGGACACTGGTCCGGGACGCCGCCTACCTGCGAAGGTGAAGCATTGATTGGTGGTGGTTGCCTGGGGGGACTAGACGGAAGAAGGGGAAAGCGAGGAACCATTCATTACGTTCAGGCCAGGGGGGTTGCCAAGGTGAAAAAGCTGGTGACCATTTCATTTTATGGGCATAGAGGGAGAACCGAGGAGGTGACACGTGGGCGGAATAGGTAGAACTGCGACGAGGGGGAAAAGGGGATCCAGAGGTAAAAGTAGGGGGGAaaggagagcaagggagggagaagagagcgCGTGCGCAGTAGGGACCCAGGCGCAGTGGGTTCTGTTCTTCAAGCCTGGCAGGTGAGGGCGCTCCTGGCCGTGGCCGCAGACAGGCCTGCGCAGGTGGCTTGGGTCGATCTCAGAGGGCTGTAGtgccctgtctctccctcatGCATTGAAATAGACGGCTTATCCATGTGCCAAGAAAAGGGCACAGAAAGACTTTACGTTCGGTTCCTTCTCGTGAAAgttcttccctcctctgtctccctagcTCCCACTGAGTCCAGCATTCCCTTGGCTGTTGGACTCACCGCCGCTGGGACCTCCCTCATGACGGTAGCATCATTTGTCCTCTGGCTTCTGAAACGCCTGCGGAAGAGAGGTAAGGGAGCTTGGGAACATActccaaaaatgtttttgaaaaatgtatttttttttttcctcattggtGAGTCATGTTCTCTCTTGCACgtttctaacattttctttaatgtttatttatttattttgagagaaggagagcacaagcaggggaggggggcagagagagaggggagagggagagagaatcccgagcatggagcctgatgtagggctcgaactcgcaaactgtgaggtcatgacccgagctgaaatcaaaagtcagacatttaacccatCGAGCCACGCGGGTGTCCCCTCTCTTGCGCATCTCGGCAGTAATTAGACTCTAGTTACGAAACACTAATAAACTGCAGTATAATTGAGCAGTGGTCCTAGGGAAAGAGTTTACAGTACAGCTTGAAGTGGGAGGggtttcaggaaataaaaatgttagttgTGTTCACAGCAGACAACTCCAGGGGGTGCCATTCACATGGAATTCTGTGGTTCCCCTCGGAGTGGGTGCAGTGAGCCTGCCATGATGGGTGCTCCCAGGAAGTGGCTAAAACGGCTCCAAAACATTTATTTGGAATACAGACTTCAATGGGGGAAATCTCCTAGGGAATACGCCAACGCACGTAGCCACACTCACGGCTTGTTTGGCTCTACagaatatttgacatttttaaaaattaagttctgacatttataaaataggaacCTTCACGTAAAATCTAGATTTGGGACTTCTCATGAAAAACGGGCAGATGAACTTGGCAAGCTGAGCGGGTAGCTATTGGCCAGCATTAGAAAGCTGCTGGGCCCCTAGGATGAGTGTGCATTTCACGCCCGCTGTCCCCAAGCTGTGTTTGCACTCTGATTATTACAGGGGCCCTGAAGGCATTGGGTTTGCAATCCCTGGAGGATAGAGTCATATTGTTTCTGAATTTAATACGGCCCTGAGAGTCTTTTAGTCCAacttaatggttttctttttcttgcaggAAAGAAATTTGTTCCTGCCAGGTAAGTTGCATTCTTGTCCAAAGCATGCCTTTGAACATTCTACATATTTTTCCCTGTTCATGTCGGAAAACGGTGCTTTACTTAGTGTTTTTACGTACTCCACAGCAGCTGCCAAAGCCTCCAATCAGATGGATCCTACCAGATGCCTTCTGAGTCCCCTTAAGTCTAAAGGAATCAGGTAAGACTTGAAAACCACACatgattttgagagagcataTCCTCCAAATCTGCCAGTTTGTGGGGGGAAAATCACCACCTTCACGGTGTTGGATGGAaaactgtttcatttctttgtagaAGGACAGGAACAAGGATCTGGGCTTTATTGAGTCATTTCACTTGTGaaagttattaataaaaatgatgacaGCTAACCTTTATGTGGCACTTAGTATCTTCCAGAAACTGTTCTGAGTTGGGAATTCTAGGAGATAGAGACTTGTTGCTGTATTTCCTGTTATACAGATGAAGAACACGAGAGACAgacaagttaaataacttgcataAAATCTCAAAGCTAGTGAGTGACATagccagaattcaaacctagGCAGTCTGGTTCTAGAATCTGTGCTCTGCTTTGTGAGAATTGTGAAGGGTCAAgtccccctcacctcccccccccgAATAGATTTTGTTAAttaatagtctttattttttaaggcagttttaggtttacaaaaaaaaattagcagaaaCTGGACTCCCAACATACTCCCTCACCCTCCAATTTCCTTTGTTATCAACATCCTGTATTagtgtggcattttgttacaatTGATGGGCCAATATTGATACGTTATTATTAGCTAAAGTTCACCCTTTATATTAGTGTTCTCTCTTGGCTTTGTATATTTTACAGGTTTTGACAAGTGTGTAATGACTTATATCCGCCATTAGAGTATCATATAGAATAGTTTCGCTGCCCTAACTGAATAGGGCTTTGAGGTTCATAGGTGGACTCCCCCGTGATAGTGAACACGGTGGTCCGTGGTAGACGGTGAATTTTGTTGTTGCTATGGATACAGAATATTAAGCATCCTGATGGCATGCTCTCTCTGTTCGCAGGAACACAGTTTCCTCCAGGGAACTAGAGCAATACCCTGAAGATGGCAAGGACAGAGAGCACTCCTCTGGTCTCTggccctcctcacctcccacacCTGCTGCCTTTAAGCTGGGAGCGAGGCACCCATGAGGACTTCACCCATCCAAACTCCAGTGAGCAAGGCCAGTCTGCCATCAGCGAGTCAGTCTTCTCTTCGCTGTTCTCTGTGTCTGGAAAGTACTGGCTGATGGAGGGAAAACATATTCTCTTCCAGGCAAATGTGAAGGGACCCAGGCTCCACGATCTCAAGAATTCCTGTTCTATCTCTCCGCCCCGCTCACTGTGAGATCTCAGTGGAGAACCACAGGATTTTGTGgccttgcttctttcttttgccCCTCACGGTGTCTCTGCTGATTACACGGTTGCTGTCATGGGGCTGAAATATTGTCAAGAGTTTAGGGGAAACCGCTTGGCCAAAGATATTCTATCaccaacatggaaaaaaatgacaattttgtAATGCCCCCAGGCAAGTGCATGGGGAAATCCTACTTAATGCTCTGTGCGAGGATGACTAAAGCACAGTCTTAATCACTTTTCTCCCTGTGGGATTCACTGCTTTTTAAAGTGCCGTAAGAGATTGTGCTCTCTTTATTTGCATTGACGACAGAACAATCTTCCCTAATTCTTAATTCAGTGTATGTGTTATAGAGACTCTAAAATATGTACACATTAGGACTGCAACAGGGTAGAAGCGACTTATCCTAGATCTTTGTTCAGTCACAGTTTCTAATGTTCCATCTGtagtaaatttatttcaaaaaagggCAAGTACTGTTTATAATGTTAACCAGGGTGAAGTTCTAAATTTTTTGTTCCCGTTGCTTTTCAAAACATTAGTATCAGCACAGTAGAATCTGAATGGCACGCACTCATACACTGTCAGCTCTTTTTCCAGAGGTAGGTTGTTTTCCATGATGAAAAGCTTCCACGGGGCCAAATGTTCTGATTTGCTAAAAGCAGAAATGCAGACAGACGAAGGTACAACTCTTTGAATGTCTCTGTTGACACAAACATGTAGTCATACGGATGTGCTTtagcatttctccaaagacgttTGTCAGGGGTGACGTGTCCACATATAATTCTCATATATTACATTAGATTTTAAATCCATGATAGGGACTCACCTTGTAAAAGATTTGTCTGGTGGGTTTTTTGAAAAGTGGagacttttaatatttattccctAATTGTGTTATTCTGTTTGTTAGAGTGTTCGTGAAGAGAGGAAAGTCAGTATGAATgagcatatgtatttatttatcaggGAATTTAAAATTCCTCAGGGATCCCCACTGATCGTTGGCAGTGAGAAATTCTTGGCCAGTCCATTGCCCAAGCTTCTCGCTCCGTCTTGCAAGTTACGTGAGAATCAAAACTCTCCCACACGTACATTAACTTAGCATGTGTTGAAAATCAAAGTTTCTGACAAATGCGGGCTGCGTGTTGGTAAAGGCAAAGCCCTAAGTAACCAGAGAGGTATGCTAAGTGTCAGAACGGTAGAGAATTTTAAGGGGCAAAAGAACTCTGGAaaataagggagagagaaataaacaactACTGCCAGCAGACTACCTATagaatgaattattattttctctgaaattgttcgaatgttgtaaatatttatactgtGATGTAAATAGCTGTGTGAAATGCAAATATGGTCCGTGTTTTAAACGGTTTTTAAAACgggttttaaaaagcattttaaattatgattcaaaatattttatagttttttaaagtatgtatttatttaagctTATGCCATACCTATTTTGTATGTGATGTGGCCAGCGCAAAGTTTGATAATAAACGTGTTTATGTTTAGTGCTGTGTGTaggttctttcttaaaaattcaattttatttggaTAAAATTCGCATGCCGTAACATTCACCCTTTTTTCAGTGGATGGTCCGGTAGTTTTGGTACATTCATAAGAGGGTACAAACATCCCTGCAAAAGAGTTGTGGCTATAATCCAGGAGATTTTGTTCTTCTCCCTAATCTCCCAATGGTACCAAATCCTATCAACACTTCTTTTAATAACCCGTAACCAGCCGTGTTCTATTCCCACGGACAGCCTCGGAACAGACCCTTGTCACCATCCCTGGATTACATGATAAAATCCCCATGAACTCGTTGGTCTCCAGTCTCTGAATCGGCTGCTGGGAGGGACTGTGGACCCAAGTCACTGACACAGCCCACAAGTCATACAAAATCTAGTCTTTTCCTGTCTCCCAGCCTCACTTTACACCATGCCTCTTTAGACATTGCATTCCATCCAGGATGGAGAGCTGTGTCTGCCCACTTTGGTGCCTTTGAACACACTGGGTTGTTTCACCTGGAGTTACCTACCCCCATCAAGGACAAcctaccccgcccccccccacacacacactccattctTTGCCTGCTGTCCTACTCAGGTTTCAGgttctctgctcaaatgtcccTTCGTGACAATTGGCTCCTTAGAGTAGCTCACCtcttcatgatctcgcagcccatatttttctgccttcctttaattacaattaaataatCTGTGTAATTGTTTCATACTTGTCTTTTCTACTAGATTCTAGGTTCCTTAAGGGTAGGAACACATTACCTTGTTCATTGCTGTGTTCCTAGAATGTAGCAGATTTCCGACACGCGGTAGATACTCAGCAAATATGTTTTGAACGAATGAATCAATCGGTGGATGAACAAATACAGATCTGGGCTCATGATAAGGAGCAGGACCCCTTTTCTCAAAGGGAATGAGTTGTCTCAGAAGGCAAGGTTTAAAACCCTGTTAGGGAGACAGGATATGTTTGGCAACAGGACGCAACAGAATGaagaacagaagaagaaatagaggaaCTAGTTAATGGCCTGAAGGTTCAGTGAGGTAGGATGAAGAAGTGTCCCAGTGAGATACTTGAGCACCAGATTTACAAGAATAGGTGGCCACGATTAAAGAGTGGGATGCTGGAGTACGTGATTGTAGAGGTGACACCGTTTTGGGTGATGTCAAAGTTGAGGCTGTGTCCAGGGAAGAGGGTAGTTGAAGCTGGGGGGGGAGGATGTTATTGGAGATCTAGGCCCCCAGTCGTGGGGTCACTGGTTGTTGTGTGAGACTGTGCATTCCTTCTACCCACGATAAACTCATGTTGGAAACTGCAGTGAACACAGCCTGGGTCGGTTGCAGGCATCTGTGATGGGGGTGTAGGCACAAGGGAAGGGCACTTCCTTTTATGGACCTAGGGCTTCTGCTTTCAATGGCACTCAGTGAGCCTTCCTTCAGCCATCTCATGGTGGGCAAATAGTCCCCCAGCATTGGTTTCAATCTCTCCAGGGTTTTGTGATGGCTTAGAATGCTCGCCCACTCACTCTAGTTCTGCCCTTTGGGGAGCACAGAGTAACTGAAAGACTACtattctccaccccctcccccggccacCCTTCAAGGGACTGCTAACATGTCCTGTGACCTTGCCTACCCCAAATCTCTTCAGATTGAAGGtgcaccatttttaaaattgttattgaGGTGaagtttataaaacataaaagcaacCATTTTAAAGCGTACAATCTGGAGTGATACCTAGTGCGTTCCTAAAGTTGTGCAGTCACCACCTCTATCTTGTTAAAGATACTCTCATCAAAAGGAAATCttgtacccattaagcagtcgGTCCCCAttaccccctcccctccccgcccctggcaaccgccagtttgctttctgcctctattgatttacctattctagatatttcatatgaa harbors:
- the SELE gene encoding E-selectin gives rise to the protein MTRTLEVMTASRLLPALTLVLLLLKGSRAWSYNASTEIMTFDEASAYCQQRYTHLVAIQNQEEIQYLNSILSYSPTYYWIGIRKVNNTWTWIGTQKPLTEEAKNWAPGEPNNKQSNEDCVEIYIKRDKDTGKWNDERCSKKKLALCYTAACTPTSCSGHGECVETVNNYTCECYPGFKGLRCEQAVTCQAREAPEHGSLVCTHPLGTFSYNSFCSVSCEKGYLPSSTEATRCTSTGEWSAPAPACNVVECDALTNPANGVMDCSQSSGNFPWNTTCAFECEAGFELMGSQRLQCTSSGKWDDEKPTCKAFQCKALSRPERGYVSCLPAASGSFQKGSSCEFFCEQGFVLKGSKKLQCGPTGEWDSEEPTCEAVKCDAVRQPQRGSVTCTHSPAGEFTYKSSCAFSCEEGFKLRGSAQVECTSQGQWTQEVPSCQAVRCSGLAALGKMNVSCDGEPAFGAVCAFACPEGWTLNGSAALTCDATGHWSGTPPTCEAPTESSIPLAVGLTAAGTSLMTVASFVLWLLKRLRKRGKKFVPASSCQSLQSDGSYQMPSESP